In the genome of Fretibacterium sp. OH1220_COT-178, one region contains:
- a CDS encoding M15 family metallopeptidase translates to MERTARNASTFGIPKAGLPDGFVYIDEWIEDCIVDAKYWGTDNLVGCGIDGYERPLVVTSREAAECCVRAAGLLREQGYRMKFYDAYRPQRAVDHFRRWAADTDDIRRKPIHYPRVDKKDFFELRYIAERSGHSRGGAVDLTIVDAQTHQELDMGSIFDFMDSRSHIIAEGLTDRQEANRSILRTAMILSGFTVFEYEWWHFNLEKEPYPETYFDFPVR, encoded by the coding sequence ATGGAAAGAACGGCCAGGAACGCCAGCACGTTCGGCATTCCCAAAGCGGGGCTGCCGGATGGCTTCGTGTACATCGACGAATGGATCGAGGACTGCATCGTCGACGCGAAATACTGGGGCACGGACAACCTCGTCGGGTGCGGCATCGACGGCTACGAACGTCCCCTCGTCGTCACGAGTCGGGAGGCCGCCGAGTGCTGCGTCAGGGCCGCCGGACTCCTGCGGGAGCAAGGCTACCGGATGAAGTTCTACGACGCCTATCGCCCCCAGAGGGCGGTCGATCACTTCCGCCGATGGGCGGCGGATACGGACGACATTCGACGCAAGCCGATCCACTACCCCCGGGTCGACAAGAAGGATTTCTTCGAACTTCGCTACATCGCCGAGCGGTCCGGGCATTCGAGGGGCGGGGCGGTCGATCTCACGATCGTGGACGCGCAGACGCATCAGGAGCTGGACATGGGGTCGATCTTCGATTTCATGGATTCGCGTTCGCACATCATCGCCGAAGGACTGACCGATCGGCAGGAGGCCAACCGCTCCATTCTGCGCACCGCAATGATTCTCAGCGGCTTCACGGTCTTCGAATACGAATGGTGGCATTTCAACCTGGAGAAGGAGCCCTACCCCGAAACCTACTTCGACTTTCCCGTTCGATGA
- a CDS encoding SIS domain-containing protein — translation MNAQQEYKEVLMRGIREKDNIEAALRELTKKPIDSVFFVGCGGSLAVMYPLQYLMNLHTTILAVPYNASEFLNMKPKALTERSLVILSSYTGTTKETVAAAEMARAKGARTIAFAGKADTPLGKAVDYVFANDAPSGVTDSKLIMLYQIVFCLLDKLGFGVDYELLQKELSLLPEGLARIRELAKPEAREFAEKNHDQTFFMVTGSGINWGEAYSYAMCILQEMQWIPAQSVHAGEFFHGAFEILQEDTNLLIFQGEDETRPLTERVVAFAEQYTRRAHLIDTKNYPLDGIAPDRRGIYGPFILLAVLNSYSDALAERRNHPLKTRRYMGKVPY, via the coding sequence ATGAACGCGCAGCAGGAATACAAAGAGGTGCTCATGAGGGGCATCCGTGAGAAGGACAACATCGAAGCCGCATTGAGGGAGCTCACGAAAAAGCCCATCGACAGCGTCTTCTTCGTGGGGTGCGGAGGATCCCTGGCGGTGATGTATCCGCTGCAATACCTGATGAATCTCCACACGACCATCCTCGCCGTTCCGTACAACGCCAGCGAGTTCCTCAACATGAAGCCCAAGGCCCTTACGGAGAGGTCTTTGGTGATCCTCTCGTCCTACACGGGGACGACGAAGGAGACGGTGGCTGCGGCGGAGATGGCCAGAGCGAAGGGAGCCCGGACCATCGCCTTCGCCGGCAAGGCCGACACGCCTCTGGGCAAGGCCGTGGACTACGTCTTTGCCAACGATGCGCCGTCCGGAGTTACGGACTCCAAGCTCATCATGCTCTATCAGATCGTGTTCTGCCTTCTCGACAAGCTGGGTTTCGGCGTCGATTACGAGCTGCTCCAGAAGGAATTGAGCCTTCTTCCGGAGGGGCTGGCACGCATCCGTGAACTCGCCAAGCCCGAGGCTCGGGAGTTCGCGGAGAAGAATCACGACCAGACCTTCTTCATGGTTACGGGAAGCGGGATCAACTGGGGGGAGGCCTACTCCTACGCCATGTGCATCCTGCAGGAGATGCAGTGGATCCCCGCGCAGTCGGTTCACGCCGGGGAGTTCTTCCATGGGGCCTTCGAGATCCTTCAGGAGGACACCAACCTGCTGATCTTCCAGGGGGAGGACGAGACCCGTCCCCTGACCGAGCGTGTGGTGGCGTTTGCCGAGCAGTATACCCGGCGGGCCCACCTCATCGACACGAAGAACTACCCGCTGGACGGAATAGCGCCGGACCGCCGGGGGATCTACGGCCCCTTCATCCTTCTGGCCGTGCTCAACAGCTACAGCGACGCCTTGGCCGAGAGGAGGAACCATCCCCTGAAGACCCGCCGCTACATGGGCAAGGTTCCGTACTAG
- a CDS encoding GntR family transcriptional regulator — protein MTPYERVRERLLCCLEESGRESVKRLPSERELCASLDVHRETVRRAIASLRLEGRIDSRIGSGHYNTRPKLEKELTDLLSFTRWARSMGMEPGSRILRQECLEASRSVCGFLQVPLGTRLFHAVRLRMLDGASLLLEYVYLSEEAYPGLSDCDLSSGSLYAILSERYGAELYRGHETISITYLDAWEARHLEVSAGSPAFFVRSVVTDKRDKPVEYCKTVMRWDRVRLVCRREEP, from the coding sequence ATCACTCCCTACGAGAGGGTCCGGGAGCGGCTTCTCTGCTGCCTGGAGGAGTCCGGCCGGGAGAGTGTGAAACGGTTGCCCAGTGAACGGGAGCTCTGTGCTTCCCTGGACGTCCACCGGGAGACGGTGCGGCGGGCGATCGCTTCTCTGCGCCTGGAGGGGCGGATAGACAGCCGTATCGGCTCGGGGCACTACAACACCCGACCCAAGCTCGAAAAGGAGCTGACGGATCTCCTGTCCTTCACCCGTTGGGCCCGTTCGATGGGGATGGAGCCGGGCTCCCGAATTCTGAGGCAGGAATGCCTCGAGGCCTCCAGATCCGTGTGTGGCTTTTTGCAGGTTCCCTTGGGAACGAGGCTCTTTCATGCCGTGAGGCTCCGGATGCTCGACGGAGCCTCACTTTTGCTGGAGTACGTCTACCTGAGCGAGGAGGCCTATCCCGGGCTCTCGGACTGTGATCTGTCCTCGGGTTCGCTTTACGCGATCCTTTCGGAACGTTATGGAGCGGAGCTGTATCGGGGGCACGAGACGATCAGCATCACCTACCTCGACGCATGGGAGGCGCGCCACTTGGAGGTCTCCGCCGGGAGTCCCGCGTTCTTCGTGCGTTCCGTCGTGACCGACAAGAGGGACAAACCTGTTGAATACTGCAAGACCGTCATGCGGTGGGACCGGGTTCGTCTCGTCTGTCGCAGGGAGGAGCCCTGA
- a CDS encoding carbohydrate ABC transporter permease, with amino-acid sequence MRQERRWSPGHVLVLGILVLYALLIVLPLIWMVLSGFKDNQGLFLDTWGLPKKFLWENYVTAWNGGVGRYFLNSLIVTSTSVCLTLFISSCAAFALSRFEFRGQGILLLFVLGGLMLSPQVSLIPLFKLLQRLKLYNTYWALIIPYVAYRIPFTTFLIRAYMLSLPREIEDSAYIDGCSAWTVFSRIILPMSKPILVTAALFTAMSCWNEFMFALVFIESDKLKTIPIGLMGLKSSLRTEWTILMAGLTLSMLPMVALFLIFQKQFIRGITSGGVKG; translated from the coding sequence ATGCGACAAGAACGCCGTTGGAGTCCCGGACACGTTCTCGTTTTGGGCATTCTCGTCCTCTACGCGCTGCTCATCGTCCTTCCTCTGATATGGATGGTCCTCAGCGGGTTCAAGGACAATCAGGGCCTTTTTCTGGACACCTGGGGCCTTCCCAAGAAATTCCTCTGGGAAAATTACGTGACGGCTTGGAACGGCGGCGTGGGACGGTATTTTCTCAACAGTCTGATCGTCACGAGCACCTCGGTCTGTCTGACGCTGTTCATCAGTTCCTGTGCCGCATTTGCCCTGAGTCGTTTCGAGTTCAGAGGCCAGGGGATCCTCCTGCTCTTCGTGCTCGGGGGCCTCATGCTGTCCCCTCAGGTCAGCCTGATCCCGCTCTTCAAACTTCTGCAGAGGCTGAAGCTCTACAACACCTATTGGGCCCTCATCATCCCCTATGTGGCCTATCGGATCCCCTTCACCACCTTTCTGATCCGGGCCTACATGCTCTCCCTGCCCCGGGAGATAGAGGATTCCGCCTATATCGACGGGTGTTCCGCGTGGACGGTCTTCTCCAGGATAATCCTTCCCATGAGCAAACCCATCCTGGTCACCGCCGCCCTGTTCACCGCGATGAGCTGCTGGAATGAATTCATGTTCGCCCTGGTGTTCATCGAAAGCGACAAGCTGAAGACCATCCCCATCGGTCTGATGGGACTCAAGAGCAGCCTTCGCACGGAGTGGACGATCCTCATGGCGGGACTGACGCTCTCGATGCTGCCCATGGTAGCTCTTTTTCTGATCTTTCAAAAACAATTCATTCGGGGAATAACCTCGGGAGGAGTGAAGGGATAA
- a CDS encoding VOC family protein: MEPRIDHIHVTVEDIERAERFYDRLLPLLGFDLGLKEHDCVPEHEYRIVEYHNRNFSFGIVNRRPQFAGETVSRRKAGALHHLAFRVETEAEVDDLYREISAIPATIIHRPRHYKEYCEDYYAFFFKDSEGIEYEVVAFSRDRCFS, from the coding sequence ATGGAACCGAGAATCGACCATATCCACGTAACCGTTGAGGATATCGAGCGGGCGGAGCGCTTCTACGACAGGCTGTTGCCGCTCCTTGGCTTCGACCTGGGCCTCAAGGAGCACGACTGCGTACCCGAACATGAATACCGCATCGTGGAGTACCACAACCGCAATTTTTCCTTCGGGATCGTAAACCGCCGCCCGCAATTCGCAGGCGAAACGGTCAGCCGGCGCAAAGCGGGTGCGTTGCATCATCTCGCATTCCGCGTCGAAACCGAAGCCGAGGTCGACGACCTGTACCGGGAGATCTCGGCCATTCCGGCGACCATCATCCACCGGCCGCGCCATTACAAGGAATACTGCGAGGACTATTACGCCTTTTTCTTCAAGGACTCCGAGGGCATCGAATACGAAGTCGTCGCCTTCTCCCGGGACCGTTGTTTCTCGTGA
- a CDS encoding ABC transporter ATP-binding protein, which yields MAGLRLRRIRKIYPGGFVAVKDFNLTIDDKEFIVLVGPSGCGKSTTLRMIAGLEDISEGELYIDDVLVNDVSPKDRDIAMVFQNYALYPHMTVYDNMAFGLKLRKVPTDVIAKRVKAAAEILGIEELLQRKPKALSGGQRQRVALGRVIVREPRVFLMDEPLSNLDAKLRVQMRAEIAKLHKRLKTTFIYVTHDQTEAMTMGTRIVIMNDGEIQQIDSPKALYDNPVNMFVAGFIGSPQMNFLPGVVVEEEGRCRLRLPDGNVLQLSEERERVLRERGYLGKEVVAGIRPESLHESQVDPLTKRFSRIRATVEVAELMGSETLLYSTLFGRQIVARVVPDTEKTVGDEAEFHVHWKRIHVFDKETELNVMQKPLEEGGEAR from the coding sequence ATGGCCGGCCTGCGTCTGCGAAGGATCAGGAAGATCTATCCCGGAGGGTTTGTCGCCGTCAAGGATTTCAACCTGACGATCGACGACAAGGAGTTCATCGTGCTGGTCGGCCCCTCGGGCTGCGGCAAAAGCACCACCCTGCGCATGATCGCCGGGCTGGAGGATATCAGCGAGGGCGAGCTCTACATCGACGATGTCCTGGTGAACGACGTGTCTCCCAAGGACAGGGACATCGCCATGGTCTTCCAGAACTACGCCCTTTACCCGCACATGACCGTTTACGACAACATGGCGTTCGGGCTGAAGCTTCGGAAAGTGCCGACCGATGTTATCGCCAAGCGCGTGAAGGCCGCCGCTGAGATCCTGGGGATCGAGGAACTTCTCCAACGGAAGCCCAAGGCCCTTTCGGGCGGACAGCGCCAGCGCGTGGCCCTGGGAAGGGTCATCGTCCGGGAGCCCCGGGTCTTCCTCATGGACGAGCCGCTCTCCAACCTGGACGCCAAGCTGAGGGTCCAGATGCGTGCGGAGATCGCCAAGCTCCACAAGCGCCTGAAGACGACCTTCATCTACGTGACCCACGATCAGACCGAGGCCATGACGATGGGGACGCGCATCGTCATCATGAACGACGGGGAGATTCAGCAGATAGACAGCCCCAAGGCACTGTACGACAATCCCGTCAACATGTTCGTGGCCGGTTTCATCGGAAGCCCGCAGATGAACTTTCTGCCCGGCGTCGTCGTGGAGGAGGAGGGGCGCTGCCGGCTCCGTCTTCCGGACGGCAACGTCCTGCAGCTTTCGGAGGAACGGGAGCGGGTGCTGCGGGAAAGGGGATACCTGGGGAAGGAGGTCGTTGCGGGCATTCGCCCCGAAAGCCTTCATGAAAGCCAGGTCGATCCTCTCACGAAACGGTTCTCGCGCATTCGTGCCACCGTGGAGGTTGCGGAGCTCATGGGATCGGAGACGCTCCTGTACTCCACGCTGTTCGGCCGCCAGATCGTGGCCCGGGTCGTGCCCGATACGGAGAAGACGGTGGGCGACGAGGCCGAATTTCATGTGCACTGGAAGCGGATTCACGTGTTCGACAAGGAGACGGAGCTGAACGTCATGCAGAAGCCTCTGGAGGAAGGGGGCGAGGCTCGTTAA
- the trmFO gene encoding methylenetetrahydrofolate--tRNA-(uracil(54)-C(5))-methyltransferase (FADH(2)-oxidizing) TrmFO, with the protein MIDVVGGGLAGCEAAWQLAERGIPVRLFEMRPLVATPAHTTDRLAEVVCSNSFGAEGETAAAGILKAELAVFRSLILECAHATRVPAGGALAVDRERFSALVTRRIDAHPGITLVREEVRVLPPGPAIVATGPLTAAALAGDLRERLGHEYVAFFDAVAPIVTRESIDMDRAYVAGRYGRGDDYINCPMTREEYETFLEALLSAERALPHDFERGMYFEGCMPVEAIADRGPDTLRFGPMKPVGLPDPRTGREPWAVVQLRRDNADGTLYNLVGFQTGLKWGEQRRVIALIPGLERAEIVRFGVMHRNTSVNAPAVLDAHLRPIPLGRQDLFLAGQITGVEGYMESTAMGLAAGLNAACLLRGQGQGQQSPLPEWPAETAVGSLLRYLRTADPKHFQPMNTNLGIFPPLAERIRNKRERAAAFHARAVAAAEAFREGL; encoded by the coding sequence ATGATTGATGTCGTCGGGGGCGGGCTGGCCGGCTGCGAGGCCGCCTGGCAGCTGGCGGAGCGGGGCATCCCGGTCCGCCTGTTCGAGATGCGGCCCCTCGTCGCCACCCCCGCTCACACGACCGACCGGCTCGCGGAGGTGGTGTGCAGCAACTCCTTCGGCGCGGAGGGCGAGACGGCCGCGGCGGGCATCCTGAAGGCGGAGCTGGCGGTCTTCCGGTCGCTGATCCTGGAGTGCGCGCACGCGACGCGGGTCCCGGCCGGGGGCGCCCTGGCCGTGGACCGGGAGCGTTTTTCCGCGCTCGTCACCCGGCGTATCGACGCGCATCCCGGCATCACGCTGGTCCGCGAGGAGGTGCGCGTCCTGCCCCCGGGCCCCGCGATCGTCGCCACCGGCCCCCTGACGGCCGCGGCGCTGGCCGGCGACCTGCGTGAACGGCTGGGGCACGAGTACGTGGCGTTCTTCGACGCCGTGGCCCCCATCGTGACGCGCGAGTCCATCGACATGGACCGGGCCTACGTCGCCGGACGCTACGGGCGCGGCGACGACTACATCAACTGCCCCATGACGCGGGAGGAGTACGAGACGTTCCTGGAGGCGCTCCTGAGCGCCGAGCGCGCCCTTCCCCACGACTTCGAGAGGGGCATGTACTTCGAGGGCTGCATGCCCGTGGAGGCCATCGCGGACCGGGGGCCGGACACGCTGCGGTTCGGCCCCATGAAGCCCGTGGGGCTCCCCGACCCGCGGACCGGGCGGGAGCCCTGGGCGGTGGTCCAGCTCCGCCGGGACAACGCGGACGGGACGCTCTACAACCTCGTGGGGTTCCAGACGGGGCTCAAGTGGGGCGAGCAGCGGCGCGTGATCGCCCTGATCCCGGGCCTGGAGCGCGCGGAGATCGTGCGGTTCGGCGTGATGCACCGCAACACCTCGGTCAACGCACCGGCGGTTCTGGACGCGCACCTGCGCCCCATCCCTCTGGGGCGCCAGGACCTGTTCCTGGCCGGTCAGATCACGGGCGTGGAGGGCTACATGGAGAGCACGGCGATGGGCCTGGCCGCGGGGCTGAACGCCGCCTGCCTGCTGCGGGGGCAAGGGCAAGGGCAACAAAGCCCCCTGCCCGAATGGCCGGCGGAGACGGCCGTGGGGTCCCTGCTGCGCTACCTGCGCACGGCCGACCCGAAGCACTTCCAGCCGATGAACACGAACCTGGGGATCTTCCCGCCCCTGGCGGAGCGGATCCGAAACAAGCGCGAGCGCGCGGCCGCCTTCCACGCCCGCGCCGTCGCCGCTGCGGAGGCGTTCCGGGAGGGGCTGTAG
- a CDS encoding GntR family transcriptional regulator has protein sequence MSGNDGKLSPCCQQLREAIRAGIEEGEYRPGTAIPSENELSAAYGLSRQTVRNAVEILVREGLLRRVAGKGVYVRLKASLSLEDRECGFRLREPLRQRRHVFRRTLRPAGPYYGGKLDLGPDDALFYVQQGVLEGPQPLYIEEFYLPQGAFPGIERIEFMAFDVVEIFRHYGKDSCRTEQSLEIVPVDARNGKRLELSEGDPILLLERRDFDGRGHPMAFFRYRIRGDVCDLRISFSDLAASGLASI, from the coding sequence ATGTCCGGGAACGACGGCAAGCTCTCTCCCTGCTGCCAGCAGCTCAGGGAGGCGATTCGGGCCGGGATCGAGGAGGGGGAATACCGGCCGGGGACGGCGATTCCCTCGGAGAACGAGCTGTCCGCCGCTTATGGCCTGAGCCGGCAGACGGTCCGGAACGCCGTTGAGATCCTGGTCCGTGAGGGCTTGTTGAGGCGCGTCGCGGGCAAGGGCGTCTATGTGCGGCTGAAGGCCAGTCTGTCGCTGGAGGATCGGGAGTGCGGCTTTCGGCTCAGGGAGCCGCTCCGGCAGAGGCGGCACGTGTTCAGGAGGACGCTGCGTCCGGCAGGTCCCTATTACGGGGGAAAACTGGACCTGGGGCCGGACGACGCTCTTTTTTACGTCCAGCAGGGTGTTCTGGAGGGGCCCCAGCCCTTATACATCGAGGAATTCTACCTGCCTCAGGGCGCTTTTCCGGGCATCGAGAGGATCGAGTTCATGGCGTTCGACGTCGTGGAGATCTTCCGGCATTACGGAAAGGACTCCTGCAGGACCGAACAGAGCCTCGAGATCGTCCCCGTGGACGCCAGAAACGGGAAACGGCTAGAGCTGTCCGAGGGCGACCCCATACTGCTTCTGGAGCGCAGGGACTTTGACGGGAGGGGGCACCCCATGGCCTTCTTCCGCTATCGGATACGGGGCGATGTCTGCGACCTGCGGATCAGCTTCTCGGACCTGGCTGCTTCGGGCCTTGCTTCGATCTAA
- a CDS encoding D-serine ammonia-lyase — MKDDIAVQFPLVQNMARGEEVLWLNPRCGAPSLSSAVTDAEIADAAARMDRFAPCIRRAFPESGGIIESPLEEIPAMREHLARRAGRPLRGRLMLKRDGDLPISGSIKARGGIYEVLCFAETVAKENGMLREEDDYSVLCGERFRRLFAGYSITVGSTGNLGLSIGIMGSRLGFRVTVHMSADARQWKKDLLRQKGAEVAEYAGDYQKAVAEGRRQAESDPLCHFVDDENSRTLFLGYAVAADRLRRQLEERDIAVDGDHPLFVHLPCGVGGGPGGVAYGLKRIYGRDAHCFFAEPVQAPCMLLGVMTGRHDGIAVQDIGLTGRTIADGLAVSRPSKLVGRLVGDLLDGLFTVEDRRMDRLVPELWERERIFVEPSATAGFPGYARIQEDEAYAARFGDERLENATHIVWATGGGMVPQEERKKYLAAR; from the coding sequence ATGAAGGACGATATCGCCGTTCAATTTCCCCTGGTTCAAAACATGGCGCGCGGGGAGGAGGTCCTGTGGCTCAACCCCCGCTGCGGTGCGCCCTCCCTTTCCTCCGCGGTAACGGACGCGGAGATCGCGGACGCGGCGGCCCGCATGGACCGTTTCGCCCCCTGCATCCGAAGGGCGTTCCCGGAGAGCGGCGGGATCATCGAGTCCCCGCTCGAGGAGATCCCCGCAATGAGGGAGCACCTGGCGCGGCGTGCAGGGAGGCCCCTCAGGGGCCGCCTGATGCTGAAACGGGACGGCGACCTCCCGATCTCCGGCTCCATCAAGGCCCGCGGCGGCATCTACGAGGTGCTGTGCTTCGCCGAGACCGTGGCGAAAGAGAACGGGATGCTGCGCGAGGAGGACGACTACTCCGTACTCTGCGGCGAGCGGTTCCGGCGCCTGTTCGCCGGCTATTCGATCACGGTCGGGTCCACCGGAAACCTGGGGCTGAGCATCGGGATCATGGGCTCGCGGCTCGGCTTTCGGGTGACGGTCCACATGTCCGCGGACGCCCGCCAGTGGAAGAAGGATCTCCTTCGGCAAAAGGGCGCCGAGGTCGCGGAGTACGCCGGCGACTATCAGAAGGCCGTGGCGGAGGGGCGCAGGCAGGCGGAGTCGGATCCGCTCTGCCATTTCGTGGACGACGAGAACTCCCGGACGCTGTTTCTGGGCTACGCCGTGGCGGCCGACAGGCTGCGGCGCCAGCTGGAGGAACGGGACATCGCCGTCGATGGGGACCATCCCCTCTTCGTCCATCTGCCGTGCGGCGTAGGGGGCGGGCCGGGCGGAGTCGCCTACGGCCTGAAGCGCATCTACGGCCGGGACGCGCACTGCTTCTTCGCCGAGCCCGTTCAGGCCCCCTGCATGCTCCTCGGGGTGATGACCGGCCGGCACGACGGTATTGCGGTGCAGGACATCGGGCTGACGGGCAGGACGATCGCCGACGGCCTGGCGGTCAGCCGCCCCTCGAAGCTGGTGGGACGGCTGGTGGGCGACCTGCTCGACGGGCTCTTCACGGTGGAGGACCGCCGGATGGACCGGCTGGTGCCGGAGCTCTGGGAACGGGAGAGAATCTTTGTGGAGCCCTCGGCCACAGCCGGTTTCCCGGGCTACGCCCGGATCCAGGAGGACGAGGCGTACGCCGCCCGGTTCGGGGACGAACGCCTGGAAAACGCCACCCACATCGTATGGGCCACCGGCGGCGGCATGGTGCCCCAAGAGGAGCGGAAAAAGTACCTGGCCGCCCGATGA
- a CDS encoding DUF819 family protein yields MLIVVFSAASIYAEQHYRWAEKLSGPVIGLILAIVSVNLGILPTEAPVYDAILDYCIPLAVSMLLFRADIKSILRDTGKMFLCFNISAIGTLIGVVAAFFLLKNFLPEPEKLAALATGGYIGGGVNIFAVVRSLRTSDSTLSAYVVSDNFMMALAFLVLLWIPSSRYFTARFRHPFQAKLEEEGALHGDAKTMSASFWGKKEVSLLDIALTIATAFVLSTVSIKLANWLKIRFAGPEGGDLWSALPSMILGNQFVILTLVAVLAATLFPRYFKSLRGAQEIGTFLIYTFFVVIGCPAVLKDVIVSAPLLFIFSGLIAAINIVWTLLCGKLLRQNIEELSISSNANLGGPASAAAMAVAKGYGELVVPAILVGLWGYIIGTPLALFIATWLRQYL; encoded by the coding sequence ATGCTCATCGTTGTTTTCTCGGCGGCCTCCATCTATGCGGAGCAGCACTATCGGTGGGCGGAGAAGCTCTCCGGGCCGGTGATCGGGCTGATCCTGGCGATCGTCTCCGTCAATCTGGGCATTCTTCCGACGGAGGCTCCCGTCTATGATGCGATCCTGGACTATTGCATCCCCCTGGCGGTCTCCATGCTTCTTTTCCGCGCGGACATCAAGTCCATCCTCAGGGATACCGGCAAAATGTTCCTCTGCTTCAACATCAGCGCCATCGGAACCCTGATCGGCGTCGTCGCGGCCTTCTTCCTCCTGAAGAACTTCCTTCCCGAGCCCGAGAAGCTGGCCGCGCTGGCGACGGGGGGCTACATCGGAGGGGGCGTCAACATCTTCGCGGTCGTCCGGTCCCTCCGCACCTCCGACTCTACCTTGAGCGCCTATGTGGTCTCGGACAACTTCATGATGGCCCTGGCGTTCCTGGTCCTCCTCTGGATTCCCAGCAGCCGGTACTTCACGGCACGATTCAGGCACCCTTTTCAGGCAAAGCTCGAGGAGGAGGGGGCGCTCCATGGCGATGCAAAAACCATGTCCGCCTCGTTTTGGGGCAAAAAAGAGGTCTCTCTGCTTGATATTGCCCTGACGATCGCCACAGCCTTCGTCTTGTCGACCGTATCGATCAAACTCGCGAATTGGCTCAAAATCCGCTTTGCAGGCCCTGAGGGCGGGGACCTCTGGAGCGCCCTGCCCTCCATGATCCTGGGGAACCAGTTCGTCATCCTGACCCTGGTCGCGGTCCTGGCCGCAACGCTCTTCCCGCGGTACTTCAAGTCGCTCAGGGGCGCTCAGGAGATCGGGACGTTCCTGATCTACACCTTTTTCGTGGTCATCGGGTGCCCGGCCGTCCTGAAGGACGTCATCGTCTCCGCTCCGCTGCTTTTCATCTTCAGCGGCCTGATCGCCGCCATCAACATCGTCTGGACGCTCCTCTGCGGCAAGCTGCTGCGCCAGAACATCGAGGAGCTGAGCATATCCTCCAACGCCAACCTCGGCGGCCCGGCCTCCGCTGCGGCCATGGCGGTCGCCAAGGGGTACGGCGAGCTGGTGGTGCCCGCCATCCTGGTGGGCCTTTGGGGGTACATCATCGGGACGCCGCTGGCGCTCTTTATCGCAACCTGGCTGAGGCAGTACCTGTAA